In the Caenorhabditis elegans chromosome X genome, one interval contains:
- the spat-3 gene encoding E3 ubiquitin-protein ligase RING2 homolog spat-3 (Confirmed by transcript evidence): protein MDDSPGPSTSKSARDKAENAEENTSDSSSDSEVSSASEKSEESRPSSEKKKVITRVIPVRPPTRDKGHRVNLLESGNESETKSLYQRAKEGIPSYKGKPEIKLPTTSEQYYDLEEVLMNPARMEGRELTLNAYDAVRNKYNVLPGKSVCEADLQKVIGSFSCDVCQELIQGSIMTKKCGHRFCDQCILVAFMRSGNTCPTCRQNLGSKRELQQDPRFDQLIYQVVESRSIVGRMMAENREHEKDVYFGRKGYIEGGSDWNKRYGIDPNSKLKAPRPLKSAGRKKIRWFHESDEDGSVRKVMESKKGAPKEDDTNYLENDKEGTSVAAEKEVLEEGEMDFPIEIKSSDEEQTDLDDEEESMLDSDFEISDNEDVSKPSCSTSKKTTNRSRDSSESDNDSRDNELQKKKRKMKRKNVPKTDGSDVSNESFDEDASGEVVATKLIKESKKKPCGRPKKKFAPELIEGDIPTPSEDSLTSSDEERDDNAADPYAFVFQKEFNRDPRRDGHPEKDKLYNFDFMIDMNHQVDRKFEKDGEIHVISDDSNSEHESDEAEDRESSIDSEHEKEISKFLSHRQPLPNPTSVDDDCQVITVVKKDVKQSAITSKPGETSPDSSSKIEEKPDKVSEEVSDDEMTPEHITADKGTDTFLNNIMEHDDEMYGGYLFRPGDTGISRPKVQRAPGTNRLSMNVCPEAVYVVYPQPVLKEGKKKLVIPPEDYEISSDETVTLSDSEETSPSAEMEQSETSEAGPSTIIKTSGTERETQGSSSPSEPSTSRDRKMHKRKLDTRRRKLADDSDLSDFDVFSIDGNELVATGKPIIKHKVFYDSANRMPSKSNLDFTGRRNAREIPMEEISRLAEEQVAHEEYKIHRRRQVVLEAVEAASKKLNVYVDTTEEEEIEEEETPEEEVVKVASPTAPIATENPTTSTAPFEEGVAMKETPIEEIFFDPDEPCSSAQAAQRELIIERVGKEQQIIEDSLEQNRKPSSKTVKESESREAQEPRIEKDEMESEQQKKDADNPTVEVDKESEASSSESDKSDFEDETLDAQSKTVKISLKHEKTVSDEEIEDFDTKFGEFVATADAKMIKRTIGEYVSTEFLKLVAQQPAVTDEVLALGFCVRNTDQEFSTIKETGKRTNKNPDDVRLESMVKNFRESFAAKHRPVPRKLPTNIERMYIERAHMVKYKHVVDMEPLHMKILIALQKQQIAATCANLSQPVTVTPEEHAEQVQLLHNLQNPSILRPLLNNPQFALTLHKAQQQAIQQQRAQQKAQTQKELAARQAEQARVEELARKRIAQEDAEKALRQKGEQMSNVSGIPVSSDQNAQSSNAQQTGLIENQTTTTNSDSLTRPNTLADNSHLGESQQIPVIESIQSSTSEALKESENYKDMPILTPASTVSSKSSAPATRRPSRPCSSYDRPSSPSVVIRERLGSDGALINRPPNRCNIDKSRSRSPISRAPVETVRINDHGQNETILAGNITHTVETTILEEGTSIGQDSTIRYDGECSTTQYIDKTIDLDNSKNGTNVDEEQSNVLKLRENDLNREMLRYANRYHPSTMLAMGNLSINERHNKVQQVLASQELQDLIARHTSGAVSQTQVEVVGGEGVCAGTSDAIGETDEDDDVEEEPEFTVDQLELAKKILKQRQGLESSEDSDSDEDMVYDNVDGSVIRRAPHKKRETRKKKNIFVPNIPPKIRRKYVDKKIEMERAKYRARIKSQKMASIRIAVPQKPTQQFATPQQPVRGPGKHSAAAAARATPKPKKAKMSNVQMSIVQPPLPLHQLQGHMSAPTKITAVPNVAAGFHQNQQQLYSDMAQAPQSTPIRTTPQPGTGSAPQAQTPQSHLAQLGQFVNGANQQQAPQQQGMYTAAQLQAMQAAVAQTAQAAQAAYAAEAAYQAQVAQQARAAPPQQLVQRQVPVGHPGQVNVPMPAQMLNQGNPQMAVNPAQAQMMDERRKMEEVNAVYHLMQSRGQFPPTNQELFQVQFAQAQADLRSAAAQAAQAAQAQAQMTNMRAQAEAVARQQAMMKQEQARAQAAAKEAARLKAETEAAKAKVQAEAEARRKAEQEMRVRQAQAAQTQAAQAQAQSQAHAQNQAQTQAIVEIQRMIQSGQPLSMQQMQQLQQMSQVQMQHAQQVQQMQQMQMQQLQMQQFAARMQQGTPKPAVSQQAVQQGMPAGIQGMPTGMGMQQLQGLGMPGMQLPQQAGQSQQTSQAQQQQLFMQLQLQQQQLMQHQLQQQLQMQQHQQHQQQQQQIQMQQQQQLAQQGLVPNVSSAWLQQQAQLAQQQQQVVQQNLLMRVPSAQTPVAPRAPTVAPQSVVQQAPAPATPIAISVATTQVTRPETVEPFRSISSGTGTGTERINNNVELELWPTNGYSEKKRKEGSQASPIFGASAGDSTFYHVACLIRSRSACNADDVGSLWVLRLEDQTLLQFQLQQTLAEAQRFVGKQHLVIFYDDVMSGEVQQSKEYVINREFKPSNRQIPN, encoded by the exons ATGGATGATTCTCCTGGACCGAGCACAAGTAAAAGTGCAAGAGATAAGGCTGAG AACGCCGAAGAAAACACATCGGATTCTTCAAGTGATTCCGAGGTTTCATCAGCTTCAGAAAAAAGCGAAGAGTCCAGACCGTCgagtgaaaagaaaaaagtgattacCAGAGTTATTCCCGTCCGCCCACCCACTAGAGACAAAGGTCATCGTGTGAATCTCCTTGAATCGGGTAATGAAAGTGAGACGAAAAGCCTGTACCAACGAGCGAAGGAAGGAATACCTTCGTACAAGGGTAAACCGGAGATTAAACTCCCAACCACGAGTGAGCAGTATTACGATCTCGAGGAAGTGCTCATGAACCCAGCGAGAATGGAAGGCCGCGAACTTACACTCAATGCATACGATGCG GTCCGCAATAAATACAATGTTCTGCCTGGGAAGAGTGTATGTGAAGCTGATTTGCAAAAAGTAATTGGAAGTTTTTCCTGTGATGTTTGCCAAGAACTTATACAAGGATCTATTATGACAAAG AAATGCGGTCATCGATTCTGTGACCAGTGTATTCTTGTGGCGTTTATGCGATCTGGAAACACATGTCCGACGTGTCGTCAGAACCTGGGATCCAAAAGAGAACTACAACAAGATCCTCGTTTTGATCAACTGATTTATCAGGTCGTTGAGAGCCGCTCCATTGTTGGTCGCATGATGGCTGAAAATCGAGAGCACGAAAAAGACGTCTACTTTGGAAGAAAAGGTTACATTGAGGGAGGAAGTGATTGGAATAAACGCTACGGAATCGATCCAAACTCAAAACTCAAAGCTCCTCGTCCACTGAAATCTGctggtagaaaaaaaattcgctggTTTCACGAGAGTGATGAAGATGGCTCTGTAAGAAAAGTCATGGAATCAAAGAAAGGTGCTCCGAAAGAGGATGATACAAATTATCTAGAAAATGACAAAGAGGGAACCTCGGTAGCTGCAGAAAAGGAGGTATTGGAAGAAGGTGAAATGGATTTCCCAATTGAGATTAAGTCGAGTGATGAGGAACAAACTGATcttgatgatgaagaagagaGCATGTTGGACTCTGACTTTGAGATTTCTGATAATGAAGACGTGTCCAAGCCGTCGTGTTCCACAAGTAAAAAGACAACGAATAGAAGTCGTGACTCCAGTGAAAGTGATAACGATTCTCGAGATAACGAATtgcaaaagaagaagagaaagatgAAAAGAAAGAACGTGCCAAAAACGGATGGATCAGATGTTTCGAATGAAAGTTTCGATGAGGATGCTAGTGGTGAAGTGGTTGCCACGAAACTAATCAAAGAAAGCAAAAAGAAGCCTTGTGGACggccgaaaaaaaagtttgctccGGAGCTCATCGAAGGTGACATTCCAACACCTAGTGAAGATTCTCTGACATCTTCTGATGAAGAACGAGATGACAACGCTGCAGATCCATATgcatttgttttccaaaaag AGTTCAATCGTGATCCTCGAAGAGATGGACATCCGGAAAAGGATAAGCTGTACAACTTTGACTTCATGATTGATATGAACCATCAAGTGGATCGAAAGTTCGAGAAAGATGGAGAAATTCATGTAATCAGCGATGACTCAAACTCGGAGCACGAATCTGATGAAGCGGAGGATCGCGAGAGTTCAATCGATTCTGAACATGAAAAAGAGATCAGCAAGTTTCTCAGTCACCGCCAGCCACTACCAAATCCGACTTCCGTAGATGATGACTGTCAAGTTATAACCGTCGTGAAAAAAGACGTCAAGCAATCTGCGATCACAAGTAAACCCGGTGAAACGTCTCCAGATTCTAGTTCGAAAATCGAGGAAAAGCCAGACAAAGTCTCTGAGGAAGTATCTGACGATGAGATGACTCCAGAACATATAACCGCTGACAAAGGAACAGATACGTTTCTCAATAATATTATGGAACACGATGATGAAATGTACGGAGGATACTTGTTCAGACCCGGAGACACTGGCATTAGTAGACCAAAAGTTCAAAGGGCGCCGGGAACTAATCGCTTATCAATGAATGTTTGTCCGGAAGCGGTTTATGTGGTATACCCACAACCAG TTCTAAAGGAAGGCAAGAAAAAGTTGGTCATACCCCCAGAAGACTACGAAATTTCATCTGATGAAACTGTTACATTGTCAGACTCCGAAGAAACATCACCTTCTGCAGAGATGGAACAATCGGAGACATCAGAAGCAGGCCCTTCTACTATAATCAAGACGTCGGGTACAGAAAGAGAGACACAAGGATCGTCTTCACCTTCTGAACCATCTACGTCCAGAGATCGTAAAATGCACAAAAGGAAGCTTGACACGAGAAGAAGAAAACTTGCGGATGATTCTGATCTCAGtgattttgatgttttttcgaTCGATGGAAACGAACTCGTAGCCACTGGTAAACCTATAATAAAACACAAAGTATTTTATG ACTCAGCAAACAGAATGCCAAGTAAATCTAACCTTGACTTTACTGGTCGCCGTAACGCAAGAGAAATCCCAATGGAAGAAATTAGCCGACTGGCCGAGGAACAAGTGGCTCACGAAGAATATAAGATACATCGTCGAAGACAAGTTGTTCTGGAAGCCGTTGAAGCAGcgtcaaaaaagttgaatgttTATGTTGACACtacagaagaagaagaaattgaagaggAAGAGACACCTGAAGAAGAAGTTGTGAAAGTAGCGTCTCCGACAGCACCAATTGCTACTGAGAATCCTACAACTAGCACTGCACCGTTTGAAGAAGGAGTTGCGATGAAAGAAACACCTATTgaggaaatatttttcgacCCAGATGAGCCATGTTCGTCTGCACAAGCTGCACAACGAGAGTTGATAATAGAGCGTGTTGGGAAAGAGCAACAGATTATTGAAGATTCCCTAGAGCAGAACAGAAAGCCAAGTTCTAAAACGGTAAAGGAGTCTGAGTCAAGAGAAGCGCAAGAACCCAGAATTGAGAAAGATGAAATGGAAAgtgagcaacaaaaaaaggacGCTGACAATCCGACTGTTGAAGTGGACAAAGAATCTGAAGCTAGTTCAAGTGAATCTGACAAATCGGATTTCGAAGATGAAACTCTTGACGCTCAatcaaaaactgtcaaaatatctttaaagCATGAGAAAACTGTTTCAG ACGAGGAAATTGAAGACTTTGATAcgaaatttggagaatttgTCGCAACTGCCGATGCAAAAATGATCAAGCGAACGATTGGAGAATACGTGTCGACCGAGTTTCTCAAATTGGTTGCTCAACAGCCAGCTGTTACTGACGAAGTGTTGGCGTTGGGTTTTTGCGTTCGAAACACTGATCAAGAGTTTTCAACGATCAAAGAAACGGGTAAAAGGACGAACAAGAATCCGGATGATGTTAGATTG GAAAGCATGGTAAAAAACTTTCGTGAGAGTTTTGCTGCCAAGCACCGTCCAGTTCCCAGGAAACTGCCAACAAATATCGAACGAATGTACATTGAGAGAGCGCACATGGTGAAGTACAAGCACGTCGTTGACATGGAACCACTGCACATG aaaatactcATCGCCcttcaaaaacaacaaatcgCTGCTACGTGTGCCAACTTGTCACAGCCTGTAACAGTAACGCCAGAAGAGCACGCGGAGCAAGTGCAGCTGCTTCACAACCTGCAAAATCCGAGCATTCTCCGGCCGCTTTTGAATAATCCACAGTTTGCGTTGACCTTGCACAAGGCACAACAACAAGCCATTCAACAGCAGCGTGCTCAACAAAAAGCACAGACACAGAAGGAGTTGGCGGCTCGTCAGGCAGAACAAGCTCGGGTCGAAGAACTTGCGAGGAAACGAATCGCTCAAGAAGACGCTGAAAAAGCTTTACGGCAAAAGGGAGAACAAATGAGTAATGTGTCTGGTATCCCCGTTAGTTCGGATCAG AATGCTCAATCTTCTAATGCTCAACAAACGGGACTTATTGAGAATCAAACCACGACGACAAATTCTGACTCTCTTACGCGACCGAACACACTAGCCGACAATTCCCATTTGGGCGAATCACAGCAAATTCCAGTCATTGAAAGTATCCAGAGTTCTACCTCGGAAGCATTAAAGGAATCGGAAAACTACAAGGACATGCCAATTCTTACACCGGCTTCCACTGTCTCATCTAAATCTAGTGCCCCCGCCACACGCCGCCCGTCTAGGCCATGCAGCTCCTATGACAGACCTTCATCACCTTCAGTCGTAATACGTGAACGATTGGGATCTGACGGAGCTCTCATCAATAGACCACCGAACCGATGCAACATTGATAAATCTCGGTCTCGATCTCCAATTAGTCGTGCTCCAGTAGAAACTGTACGAATCAACGATCATGGGCAGAATGAGACCATTCTTGCTGGAAATATTACGCATACAGTGGAAACGACGATTCTTGAAGAAGGAACCAGCATTGGTCAAGATTCAACAATTAGATATGATGGTGAATGCTCAACCACTCAGTATATTGACAAGACGATTGATCTCGATAACTCGAAAAATGGTACAAATGTCGATGAGGAGCAGagtaatgttttgaaattacgGGAGAACGACTTAAATCGGGAAATGCTCCGTTACGCCAACCGCTATCATCCTAGTACGATGTTGGCAATGGGTAATCTCTCAATCAACGAACGCCACAATAAAGTTCAGCAAGTGCTTGCCTCTCAAGAACTTCAGGATTTGATTGCTCGTCATACATCTGGTGCAGTTAGTCAGACTCAAGTTGAAGTTGTTGGAGGTGAAGGCGTTTGTGCTGGAACTTCGGATGCCATTGGGGAAactgatgaagatgatgatgttgAAGAGGAGCCAGAGTTCACGGTGGATCAGTTGGAATTGGCAAAGAAAATTCTTAAACAGAGACAAGGTTTAGAGTCGTCTGAAGATTCAGATTCTGATGAAG ATATGGTGTATGACAACGTAGATGGATCTGTTATAAGAAGAGCCCCGCACAAAAAACGTGAAACAcgaaagaaaaagaacatATTCGTGCCCAACATTCCGCCGAAGATTCGTCGGAAGTATGTCGACAAAAAGATTGAAATGGAACGAGCAAAAT atcgtgCCCGCATCAAGTCGCAGAAGATGGCGTCGATTCGAATTGCAGTTCCTCAGAAGCCAACGCAGCAGTTTGCCACTCCACAACAGCCAGTACGTGGCCCCGGAAAACATTCAGCTGCGGCAGCTGCTCGTGCAACACCCAAGCCAAAGAAGGCCAAAATGTCCAACGTG CAAATGTCTATTGTCCAACCACCTTTGCCCCTTCATCAGCTGCAAGGTCACATG agtgcTCCAACCAAAATCACTGCTGTCCCGAATGTTGCTGCAGGATTCCATCAAAATCAGCAACAATTATACTCGGATATGGCACAAGCTCCACAGAGCACACCAATTCGAACAACACCACAACCCGGTACCGGCTCTGCCCCACAAGCCCAGACTCCACAGTCACATTTGGCTCAACTCGGACAATTTGTAAATGGAGCCAACCAACAACAAGCACCACAACAGCAGGGAATGTATACTGCTGCTCAGCTACAGGCCATGCAAGCAGCTGTAGCTCAGACGGCCCAAGCGGCGCAAGCTGCTTATGCTGCGGAAGCTGCATACCAAGCCCAAGTTGCTCAACAAGCCCGAGCTGCTCCACCACAACAATTAGTGCAGAGACAAGTTCCAGTCGGACATCCAGGACAAGTTAATGTTCCAATGCCGGCGCAAATGTTGAATCAAGGAAATCCACAAATGGCTGTGAATCC ggCTCAAGCTCAAATGATGGACGAAAGACGGAAGATGGAAGAAGTCAACGCCGTTTATCATCTCATGCAATCTCGTGGTCAATTTCCACCCACTAATCAAGAACTTTTCCAAGTACAATTCGCACAGGCCCAAGCCGATCTTCGTTCAGCTGCAGCTCAGGCCGCACAAGCGGCTCAAGCTCAGGCTCAAATGACAAATATGAGAGCTCAAGCGGAAGCAGTTGCTCGTCAGCAAGCGATGATGAAACAAGAGCAGGCCAGAGCTCAAGCCGCTGCTAAGGAAGCGGCAAGATTGAAGGCGGAAACCGAAGCAGCCAAGGCGAAAGTCCAAGCTGAAGCAGAAGCCCGGAGAAAAGCTGAACAAGAGATGCGAGTTCGTCAGGCTCAGGCGGCGCAAACTCAGGCTGCGCAAGCACAGGCTCAATCGCAAGCCCACGCTCAAAATCAAGCACAAACTCAGGCGATCGTGGAAATTCAAAGAATGATTCAGTCGGGTCAACCTCTTTCAATGCAGCAAATGCAACAGCTTCAACAAATGTCTCAAGTTCAAATGCAGCATGCTCAACAAGTCCAACAAATGCAGCAGATGCAAATGCAACAGTTGCAAATGCAACAGTTTGCCGCTCGTATGCAACAAGGAACTCCGAAACCAGCGGTGTCACAGCAAGCCGTTCAACAAGGAATGCCGGCTGGAATACAAGGCATGCCCACTGGGATGGGAATGCAACAGTTACAAGGCCTCGGAATGCCTGGAATGCAGCTACCGCAACAAGCAGGACAATCCCAGCAAACTTCTCAAGCCCAGCAACAACAACTTTTCATGCAGCTTCAacttcaacaacaacaactgATGCAGCACCAACTTCAGCAGCAATTACAAATGCAACAGCATCAGCAGCATcaacaacagcagcagcaaatTCAAATGCAGCAACAGCAACAGCTGGCTCAACAAGGCCTAGTGCCAAATGTTTCCAGTGCATGGCTCCAGCAGCAGGCTCAGTTGGCTCAACAACAGCAACAAGTGGTTCAACAGAACCTTCTGATGCGAGTCCCTTCCGCTCAGACACCGGTCGCCCCGCGAGCCCCTACAGTAGCTCCTCAATCAGTTGTTCAACAAGCACCGGCACCAGCTACACCAATTGCGATCTCAGTTGCGACTACACAAGTTACACGGCCGGAAACTGTTGAGCCATTTCGATCGATTTCCTCTGGAACTGGAACTGGAACGGAAAGAATAAAT aacaacgtCGAGTTGGAGCTGTGGCCTACAAACGGTTATTCCGAGAAAAAGCGCAAAGAAGGATCACAAGCGTCTCCTATTTTCGGCGCATCCGCTGGCGATTCTACtt tctaCCACGTCGCCTGCCTCATCCGATCTCGTTCCGCCTGCAATGCCGATGATGTGGGATCTCTTTGGGTTTTG agactTGAGGATCAAACCCTCCTGCAATTCCAATTGCAACAAACTCTTGCCGAAGCGCAGCGCTTCGTGGGTAAACAGCACTTGGTGATTTTCTATGACGATGTTATGTCCGGAGAAGTGCAGCAGAGCAAGGAGTACGTCATCAACCGGGAATTCAAGCCTTCAAACCGCCAAATTCCTAACtaa
- the spat-3 gene encoding E3 ubiquitin-protein ligase RING2 homolog spat-3 (Confirmed by transcript evidence), whose amino-acid sequence MPILTPASTVSSKSSAPATRRPSRPCSSYDRPSSPSVVIRERLGSDGALINRPPNRCNIDKSRSRSPISRAPVETVRINDHGQNETILAGNITHTVETTILEEGTSIGQDSTIRYDGECSTTQYIDKTIDLDNSKNGTNVDEEQSNVLKLRENDLNREMLRYANRYHPSTMLAMGNLSINERHNKVQQVLASQELQDLIARHTSGAVSQTQVEVVGGEGVCAGTSDAIGETDEDDDVEEEPEFTVDQLELAKKILKQRQGLESSEDSDSDEDMVYDNVDGSVIRRAPHKKRETRKKKNIFVPNIPPKIRRKYVDKKIEMERAKYRARIKSQKMASIRIAVPQKPTQQFATPQQPVRGPGKHSAAAAARATPKPKKAKMSNVQMSIVQPPLPLHQLQGHMSAPTKITAVPNVAAGFHQNQQQLYSDMAQAPQSTPIRTTPQPGTGSAPQAQTPQSHLAQLGQFVNGANQQQAPQQQGMYTAAQLQAMQAAVAQTAQAAQAAYAAEAAYQAQVAQQARAAPPQQLVQRQVPVGHPGQVNVPMPAQMLNQGNPQMAVNPAQAQMMDERRKMEEVNAVYHLMQSRGQFPPTNQELFQVQFAQAQADLRSAAAQAAQAAQAQAQMTNMRAQAEAVARQQAMMKQEQARAQAAAKEAARLKAETEAAKAKVQAEAEARRKAEQEMRVRQAQAAQTQAAQAQAQSQAHAQNQAQTQAIVEIQRMIQSGQPLSMQQMQQLQQMSQVQMQHAQQVQQMQQMQMQQLQMQQFAARMQQGTPKPAVSQQAVQQGMPAGIQGMPTGMGMQQLQGLGMPGMQLPQQAGQSQQTSQAQQQQLFMQLQLQQQQLMQHQLQQQLQMQQHQQHQQQQQQIQMQQQQQLAQQGLVPNVSSAWLQQQAQLAQQQQQVVQQNLLMRVPSAQTPVAPRAPTVAPQSVVQQAPAPATPIAISVATTQVTRPETVEPFRSISSGTGTGTERINNNVELELWPTNGYSEKKRKEGSQASPIFGASAGDSTFYHVACLIRSRSACNADDVGSLWVLRLEDQTLLQFQLQQTLAEAQRFVGKQHLVIFYDDVMSGEVQQSKEYVINREFKPSNRQIPN is encoded by the exons ATGCCAATTCTTACACCGGCTTCCACTGTCTCATCTAAATCTAGTGCCCCCGCCACACGCCGCCCGTCTAGGCCATGCAGCTCCTATGACAGACCTTCATCACCTTCAGTCGTAATACGTGAACGATTGGGATCTGACGGAGCTCTCATCAATAGACCACCGAACCGATGCAACATTGATAAATCTCGGTCTCGATCTCCAATTAGTCGTGCTCCAGTAGAAACTGTACGAATCAACGATCATGGGCAGAATGAGACCATTCTTGCTGGAAATATTACGCATACAGTGGAAACGACGATTCTTGAAGAAGGAACCAGCATTGGTCAAGATTCAACAATTAGATATGATGGTGAATGCTCAACCACTCAGTATATTGACAAGACGATTGATCTCGATAACTCGAAAAATGGTACAAATGTCGATGAGGAGCAGagtaatgttttgaaattacgGGAGAACGACTTAAATCGGGAAATGCTCCGTTACGCCAACCGCTATCATCCTAGTACGATGTTGGCAATGGGTAATCTCTCAATCAACGAACGCCACAATAAAGTTCAGCAAGTGCTTGCCTCTCAAGAACTTCAGGATTTGATTGCTCGTCATACATCTGGTGCAGTTAGTCAGACTCAAGTTGAAGTTGTTGGAGGTGAAGGCGTTTGTGCTGGAACTTCGGATGCCATTGGGGAAactgatgaagatgatgatgttgAAGAGGAGCCAGAGTTCACGGTGGATCAGTTGGAATTGGCAAAGAAAATTCTTAAACAGAGACAAGGTTTAGAGTCGTCTGAAGATTCAGATTCTGATGAAG ATATGGTGTATGACAACGTAGATGGATCTGTTATAAGAAGAGCCCCGCACAAAAAACGTGAAACAcgaaagaaaaagaacatATTCGTGCCCAACATTCCGCCGAAGATTCGTCGGAAGTATGTCGACAAAAAGATTGAAATGGAACGAGCAAAAT atcgtgCCCGCATCAAGTCGCAGAAGATGGCGTCGATTCGAATTGCAGTTCCTCAGAAGCCAACGCAGCAGTTTGCCACTCCACAACAGCCAGTACGTGGCCCCGGAAAACATTCAGCTGCGGCAGCTGCTCGTGCAACACCCAAGCCAAAGAAGGCCAAAATGTCCAACGTG CAAATGTCTATTGTCCAACCACCTTTGCCCCTTCATCAGCTGCAAGGTCACATG agtgcTCCAACCAAAATCACTGCTGTCCCGAATGTTGCTGCAGGATTCCATCAAAATCAGCAACAATTATACTCGGATATGGCACAAGCTCCACAGAGCACACCAATTCGAACAACACCACAACCCGGTACCGGCTCTGCCCCACAAGCCCAGACTCCACAGTCACATTTGGCTCAACTCGGACAATTTGTAAATGGAGCCAACCAACAACAAGCACCACAACAGCAGGGAATGTATACTGCTGCTCAGCTACAGGCCATGCAAGCAGCTGTAGCTCAGACGGCCCAAGCGGCGCAAGCTGCTTATGCTGCGGAAGCTGCATACCAAGCCCAAGTTGCTCAACAAGCCCGAGCTGCTCCACCACAACAATTAGTGCAGAGACAAGTTCCAGTCGGACATCCAGGACAAGTTAATGTTCCAATGCCGGCGCAAATGTTGAATCAAGGAAATCCACAAATGGCTGTGAATCC ggCTCAAGCTCAAATGATGGACGAAAGACGGAAGATGGAAGAAGTCAACGCCGTTTATCATCTCATGCAATCTCGTGGTCAATTTCCACCCACTAATCAAGAACTTTTCCAAGTACAATTCGCACAGGCCCAAGCCGATCTTCGTTCAGCTGCAGCTCAGGCCGCACAAGCGGCTCAAGCTCAGGCTCAAATGACAAATATGAGAGCTCAAGCGGAAGCAGTTGCTCGTCAGCAAGCGATGATGAAACAAGAGCAGGCCAGAGCTCAAGCCGCTGCTAAGGAAGCGGCAAGATTGAAGGCGGAAACCGAAGCAGCCAAGGCGAAAGTCCAAGCTGAAGCAGAAGCCCGGAGAAAAGCTGAACAAGAGATGCGAGTTCGTCAGGCTCAGGCGGCGCAAACTCAGGCTGCGCAAGCACAGGCTCAATCGCAAGCCCACGCTCAAAATCAAGCACAAACTCAGGCGATCGTGGAAATTCAAAGAATGATTCAGTCGGGTCAACCTCTTTCAATGCAGCAAATGCAACAGCTTCAACAAATGTCTCAAGTTCAAATGCAGCATGCTCAACAAGTCCAACAAATGCAGCAGATGCAAATGCAACAGTTGCAAATGCAACAGTTTGCCGCTCGTATGCAACAAGGAACTCCGAAACCAGCGGTGTCACAGCAAGCCGTTCAACAAGGAATGCCGGCTGGAATACAAGGCATGCCCACTGGGATGGGAATGCAACAGTTACAAGGCCTCGGAATGCCTGGAATGCAGCTACCGCAACAAGCAGGACAATCCCAGCAAACTTCTCAAGCCCAGCAACAACAACTTTTCATGCAGCTTCAacttcaacaacaacaactgATGCAGCACCAACTTCAGCAGCAATTACAAATGCAACAGCATCAGCAGCATcaacaacagcagcagcaaatTCAAATGCAGCAACAGCAACAGCTGGCTCAACAAGGCCTAGTGCCAAATGTTTCCAGTGCATGGCTCCAGCAGCAGGCTCAGTTGGCTCAACAACAGCAACAAGTGGTTCAACAGAACCTTCTGATGCGAGTCCCTTCCGCTCAGACACCGGTCGCCCCGCGAGCCCCTACAGTAGCTCCTCAATCAGTTGTTCAACAAGCACCGGCACCAGCTACACCAATTGCGATCTCAGTTGCGACTACACAAGTTACACGGCCGGAAACTGTTGAGCCATTTCGATCGATTTCCTCTGGAACTGGAACTGGAACGGAAAGAATAAAT aacaacgtCGAGTTGGAGCTGTGGCCTACAAACGGTTATTCCGAGAAAAAGCGCAAAGAAGGATCACAAGCGTCTCCTATTTTCGGCGCATCCGCTGGCGATTCTACtt tctaCCACGTCGCCTGCCTCATCCGATCTCGTTCCGCCTGCAATGCCGATGATGTGGGATCTCTTTGGGTTTTG agactTGAGGATCAAACCCTCCTGCAATTCCAATTGCAACAAACTCTTGCCGAAGCGCAGCGCTTCGTGGGTAAACAGCACTTGGTGATTTTCTATGACGATGTTATGTCCGGAGAAGTGCAGCAGAGCAAGGAGTACGTCATCAACCGGGAATTCAAGCCTTCAAACCGCCAAATTCCTAACtaa